The sequence below is a genomic window from Henriciella marina DSM 19595.
CGTGGCGTCTGCCATGGTAAATGGCACGTCCAGGATACGCGCAAGCGTCTGCGCTAGCAGCGTCTTGCCGCAACCGGTCGGGCCAACCAGCAGGATGTTCGATTTCGACAGCTCGACGCCGTCAGAAGACGAGGCATGCGAGAGGCGTTTGTAATGATTGTGAACCGCGACCGACAGGATGCGCTTGGCGTATTTCTGGCCAATCACATAATCGTCGAGCACATCGCAGATATCCCGCGGGCTCGGCACGCCTTCCTTCGACTTGAAGCCTGCCGCCTTGCTCTCCTCACGGATGATATCCATGCAGAGCTCGACGCATTCGTCGCAAATGAAGACGGTCGGGCCGGCAATCAGTTTTTTAACTTCATGCTGGCTCTTTCCGCAGAAGGAGCAATAGAGCGTATTCTTGGAATCGCCGGAGCCGGTTTGCTTGGTCATGGCTTCCTCTTAGCTTGGGAGCCTTTAACGCACGATTTATTCCGCGCGAAAATCCCTCTAGACAATGATCTTATTTCGTGGGCCGTGCAGCGCAAGCCTCAAGCACATGAGGTGCCTACTACTTTTTGTCTTCGTCCTTGCGGCGCTCATAGACCTGATCGACAAGGCCAAATTCGCACGCCTCTTCAGCCGTCATGAACGTATCGCGATCCAGCTTGCGCTCGATCGTCTCATAGTCCTGGCCGGTGTGGCGAACATAGATGTTGTTGAGGCGGCGCTTCAGCTCGAGGATTTCCTCGGCATGGCGCTCAATGTCGGTTGCCACGCCGCGATAGCCGCCGGATGGCTGGTGCACCATGACGCGCGCATTCGGCAGCGCGAAACGCATGCCCTTTTCACCTGCAGCAAGCAGGAGCGAGCCCATGCTCGCGGCCTGACCAATACACATGGTCGAGATCGGGCAGCGGACGTATTGCATCGTGTCATAGATCGCAAGACCGGAGGAGACGTATCCTCCGGGGCTGTTGATATACATCGAGATGTCTTTTTTCGGGCTCTCGGACTCAAGGAAGAGAAGCTGCGAGGTGATCAGCGCGGCCATGCCATCGTCGATCCCGCCCGTCACGAAGATGATCCGCTCCTTCAGAAGCCTCGAGAAGATATCGAAGGCCCGTTCGCCGCGGCTTGTCTGTTCGACAACCATGGGGACGAGATTGAGAGCGGTGTTGAATGGGTCGGTGTTCATATAACGCGGTCCAGCCTGCCTGTAGTCGTTCGTGAAATCTGGACCTTGTGGTCGCAGACACTTCCATATTTGTCTACTGCACTCTGCACGCAAGCCCCCTGCGAAACTGTAAACAGTGGTGAGGTTTGAAAAAGAAGATGCCGGGACATCGCTGCCCCGGCATCATGAATGCGCTACGCGGCCAGCTTAGACCTTGTAATACATGTCGAATTCGACCGGATGCGGATGAAGCTGAAGACGCTCCACCTCTTCCATCTTGAGGCCGATATAGGCGTCAATCTGGTCATCATCGAACACATTGCCTTTCTTGAGGAAGTCACGATCAGCATCGAGGTTCTCAAGCGCTTCACGCAGCGAGCCGCAAACCTGCGGGATCGATTTGGCTTCTTCTGGCGGCAGGTCGTAGAGATCCTTGTCCATGGCTTCGCCCGGATGGATCTTGTTTTCGATCCCGTCGAGGCCAGCCATAAGCAGCGCCGAGAAGGCAAGGTATGGGTTGGCGGTCGGATCCGGGAAACGGGTCTCGATACGCTTTGCCTTCGGGCTGGAGCCGAACGGGATCCGGATGGAGGCAGAGCGGTTGCGGGCCGAATAGGCCAGCATGACTGGGGCTTCAAAGCCTGGCACCAGACGCTTGTAGGAATTGGTCGACGCGTTGGTAAGCGCGTTCAGCGCCTTGGCGTGCTTGATGATGCCGCCGATGTAGAACAGGCAGTTCTCGGAAAGACCGGCATATTCGTCGCCTGCAAAGGTCGGCTTGTCGCCGTCCCAGATGGACTGGTGAACGTGCATGCCAGAGCCATTGTCGTTGAAGTATGGCTTCGGCATGAAAGTCGCCGTCTTGCCATACTGCGCCGCCACATTGTGGATCACATATTTGTAGAGCTGTAGCCGGTCAGCCATCACGGTGAGCGTGGAGAATTTCAGACCAAGCTCATGCTGGGCTGGCGCAACCTCGTGGTGGTGCTTTTCAGGCTCCATGCCAAGCTCGCCCATGACAGCGAGCATTTCGGACCGCATGTCCTGCTCGGAGTCGATTGGCGGGACGGGGAAATAGCCGCCTTTGGTATGTGGGCGGTGCCCCATATTGCCGGTGGCGTATTCCTTGCCCGTATTGAACGGAAGTTCAGTGGAGTCGAACGAATACCCTGTATTGTGCGGGTCGGTGCTCCAGCGAACGTCATCAAAGACGAAGAATTCAGCTTCCGGACCAAAATACACAGTGGTGCCAACGCCAGCCTGCTTCACATAGGCTTCCGCTTTCTTCGCCGTGGTGCGCGGGTCGCGGCTGTATGGCTGCATCGTCGTCGGGTCGAGAACATCGCAGAAGACTGCCATTGTGGTCTGCTGAAAGAACGGGTCGATGATCGCTGCGCCCTGGTCCGGCATAAGCAGCATGTCGGACTCGTTGATCGTCTTCCAGCCTGCGACGGACGAGCCATCAAACATCTGGCCTTCTTCAAAGAAATCTTCACCGACCATACCCTTGTCGAAGGTCACGTGCTGCATCTTGCCACGTGGATCGGTAAAGCGGAGATCGACGAACTCGACGTCTTTCTCCTTCATCATTTTTACGAGATTTTCGGCCATTAAGCCCTCCTGTTAGATTTGTACTTGCGTGCCCGTTATATCTGGACGGGCAATTGTTCAGAGTGCGCCGTCGCCGGTCTCACCCGTACGAATGCGCACGGCTTCTGTCACGTCCGAAACAAAAATCTTGCCGTCGCCGATCTTTCCGGTCTGGGCAGCTTTGGTGATTGCATCAATCGCATTGGCAACGCTCGAATCAGAAACGACGAGTTCCAGCTTCAGCTTGGGCAGGAAGTCGACGACGTACTCTGCGCCGCGATAGAGCTCGGTATGACCGCGCTGGCGCCCGAAACCCTTCGCCTCAGTGACAGTCATCCCCTGCATGCCGACGCCGTGAAGCGCCTCTTTTACGTCATCGAGTTTGAACGGCTTGATAATCGCCTCAATTTTTTTCATCGCCTTCCCATATCCCTTCTCTGTAGGCAGTTGCGTCACCCCTATCAGGCTGCACGCTGCGGTCGATCTTTTCGGCAGCTCAAATCAGTGAAGCCAATTCACCCTGCCTATATTTTCAGCGCCACTGCCCAGAAATCGTTCGAAAGTCAGCAAAAAAAAGGTGACGCATGCGTCATTGTTTTTGTCGCTCGAGGTGTTATATTCGTGACAGTTACAATTGGCACCTATGGCATCCCATGAGTACGACCACATTCTACCTTGATCCTGCCCGACAAGCACCAAAGCTCCAGCCTTTGAAGGCCTGGCGGCACATGAAAAAGCTCATCGCCGACAAGGAAGACACCGAACAGGTCTTCGAGATCATCGAGGCGCTGAACGGAAAGTCCGCGCTTAAGGATTTTGAGCGGTTCATGGCAACGCCCGCAGGACAGGCGCAATTTCGCAAGCGGACTTTCCTCCCCCCGATCCTCGACAATCACGACCCGCTGCACGACCTGCCCGAGGGTAGCGTTGGCCGGACCTATGTTGAGTTCATGGAGCGTGAAGGGCTTTCAGCTGCGGGCCTCGTCGCCGAAAGCGAAAAGCGGCCCGGCAAATTGCGCGCACACGAAGACGACCTGCTCTGGTACGGCAATCGCCTGCGCGACACCCACGACATGTATCATATCCTGACTGGCTATGGTCGCGATGCGCTCGGCGAAGCGACCCTGCTCGGCTTTACACACAGCCAGCATGGCGGCGCCGGTGTCAGCTTCATCAGTTACATGGGCGGTCGCCAGGTCGCCAAGCGCGTGCCGCGCGAAGCGAACATCAAGGCTGTCATGAAGGAAGGCCGGCGCAACGGCAAACTCGCCAAACGCCTAATCGAGCAGGACATCGAAACCCTGCTTCCGCGCCCCCTCGATGAGGTTCGCGAAGAGCTGAACATCAATCTGCCGGTCGCCTATTATCATGCCCACGAGGTCATGCGCGCCCAGGGCATCGACCCCTATGCGGGCGAGCTCTAGCGACAAGCGACACCTTAGCCGGTTGTCCCGACATGAAATTCGATGGATGCTGACCTCTTTCGTGGCCAGCCACATCAATCGAACGATCCGGGACATCCAATGATCTATTTTGTCAGACACGGCGAAGCTGAAGCTGGCTGGGGCACCGCACCGGACCCCGGCCTTTCCGCGCTTGGCCTCCGGCAGGCTGAGGCCGTTGCTCAGCAGCTAGGCCAGCAACCTGTAAACCAGATCCTCGTCAGCCCCATGCGCCGGTGCCAGGAGACCTCAAGGCCGTTTGCCACTGAGTCGGGCCTCAAGGTCGCAACCGAACCTGCCGTGAGCGAAATCCCGACGCCGGAAGGTCTTGATGACCGCGTCGTCTGGCTGCGCGGCTTCATGGCAGGCACCTGGGACGCTGCCCCAGCCGTGGTCGCCGACTGGCGGGACACGCTGATCGGCAAGCTGGCTTCAATTGAAGACCAAACGGTGGTGTTCAGCCACTTCATCGCCATCAACACGATCGTTGGTCACCTGACCGGCAGCGATCTGGTCACCAGCTTCACACCGGGCCATTGCTCGGTCACGAAACTGGAGCGTGAGAACGACGTTCTTCGCGTGGTCGAAACCGGCAGCGAGGCGGCAACCAAAGTGCTGTGACACCAGCGGCTATTTTGAGACACCGCCGAAACACCGCCCAGACACCGTGACGACACCGTCCCGACGGCCAGTAAAGACCGAACTTTCCCACGGAAACTCCGCAAGCCCGATGACCTCCTCAGCGCCCGAAATCAATCATCCTGATCACTGGCTCAATGACTGGCCCTGGCCGTCTGATGACAGTCACAAGCACAAGCGCGGCGCGCTGGGCGTTGTCACCGGACCGGCCGCCTCGACAGGCGCTGCAAGGCTGGCTGCCCGCGCCGGGCTTCGCATTGGTGCCGGCCTCGTCACGCTCTTCTCACCGCCATCGGCAACACTGGTCAACGCCGCCCATGAGACCTCCGTCATGGTCAAGGCCTTCAACTCGGGCGACGCCCTCTCAACGCTTGCAACAAGTGCCGCCTGCGCACTGATCGGGCCGGCCGCTGGGGTCACCGATGCAACGCGCGAGAACACGCTGACCATATTGGCAAGAGCAGGCTCTGCCGTTCTGGATGCAGACGCCCTGACCGTCTTCAAGGACGCGCCCGAGGCTCTCTTTGATGCGATCGAACATCCTACAGTCATGACCCCGCATGACGGGGAGTTTGGGCGCATCTTTCCCGGCCTTCTGGACGATTACTCACGGCCCGAAGCCACCGCGATCGCTGCTGCCCGGTCCGGATCTATCGTGCTGCTTAAAGGCAATGAGACACTCATCGCCGCCCCCGATGGCCAGCTGATCGCCAATCGCCACGCCTCTCCATTTCTGGCAACGGCAGGCAGCGGAGATGTCCTGGCCGGCATGATTGGCGGCCTGATGGCGCAGGGGATGCCTGCCTTCAAAGCCGCCTGCGCTGCCGCATGGTGCCATGGCGAGGTCGCCCGGCGTCTCGGTCCTGGCCTCATTTCAGAAGACCTCCCAGATGCCCTGCCCGGCCTCCTCAAAGAGTTTTATGCAAGACGCGCTTGATAGGTCCGGGCCACGCAAGTAGGAGACCAGCTCTGGCGTTGGCCCACAAGCGGATGTGGCGGAATTGGTAGACGCACCAGATTTAGGTTCTGGCGCCGCGAGGCGTGGGGGTTCAAGTCCCTCCATCCGCACCAGCGTTAAAGGCCCCTTCTACGGGGTCCCAGCGCCATATGAGATTGCATCAGCGGCACGCATGGACAGTGCAGACACGCTGTGACATACACCGCCGCTTCTAGGAAAAATCAACGCCAAAGCCAGATGCCTCGGGGCTTAGACGGCACAAGGAATGACAAGATGGAATGCACCGAAACGACTGATGGCCTGAGCCGCACTTACAAGGTCAAGGTGCCTGCAAGTGACCTCAAGACGCGCCTTGATGAGCGGATCGAAGAGATCCGCCCGCAAATGCGCCTGAAAGGCTTTCGGCCTGGCAAAGTGCCTGCCTCACACGTGCGCAAGATGTTCGGCAAGTCGCTCATGGGCGAAGTCATCGAAGCAGCAATGAAGGAAACAAGCGAGAAGGCGATCAAGGACGCAGACGTCCGCCCTGCCTCGCAGCCTGACATGCACATGGAAAGCGATATGGAGAAGGTCCTCGAAGGCGAGGAAGACCTGTCCTATCACATGCACGTCGACATCATGCCGGACTTCGAACCCGCCGACATGTCTGACATCAAGATCAAGAAACCTGTCGCTGAAGTCGACGATGCCCAGCTTGACGAAACGCTGGATCAGGTCGCCGAGAACAACATGAAGTACGAGCCGCGCGGCAAGACCGCGAAGGCCAAAGACGGCGACGCTGTCGTGATCGACTTCCTCGGCAAGGTCGATGGCGAACCGTTTGAAGGCGGCGCCGCTGAAGGCCATACGCTGGTTCTCGGCTCCGGCAGCTTCATTCCCGGCTTCGAAGAGCAGCTTGTTGGTCTCAAAACCGGCGAAGAAAAAGACGTCGAAGTCACCTTCCCCGAGCAGTACCAGGCCGAGCATCTTGCCGGTAAGGCCGCTGTCTTTGAAGTGAAGGTCAATGAGGTTCGCGCCCCGAAGAAGCCTGACATCGACGAAGAGTTCGCCCAGGGCCTGGGCATCGATTCGCTCGAAGAGCTGAAAACGATGCTCAAAACGCAGCTCCAGCAGGAGCTGGACAACGCCTCACGCGCCAAGGCCAAGCGTCACCTGCTTGATGCCCTCGACGAAAAGCATGACTTCGACCTGCCGCCAAAGATGGTCGACATGGAGTTCGACCAGATCTGGCAGCAGCTGCAGTCTGAAATGGATGCCGGCCGCGTCAGTGACGAGGACAAGGACAAGTCCGAGGACGAGCTGAAGGAAGAGTACCGCAAGATTGCTGAGCGCCGCGTGCGCCTTGGTCTGGTCCTCGCCGAAATCGGCCGCCTTCAAGAGATCAAGATCTCAGAGCAGGAAGTCCAGCAGGCCCTCGTTCGCGAAGCCCAGCGCTATCCAGGCCAGGAGCGTCAGGTGCTCGAATTCTTCCAGAAGAATGAAGGCGCCATGGCCCAGCTTCGTGCCCCGATCTACGAAGACAAAGTCGTCGACCACCTTCTTGAGACCGTGACGGTCGAGGAAGAAAAAGTCTCTCGCGAAGAGCTTATGAGCGAAGACGAAGAATAGGCCCGACGCCTCTTCGATTTTTCATAAAAGCCCGGCCCCAATTGGTCGGGCTTTTTCTTTGCCAAATATCAGCTCGTTCGGAGACGTGAAGGCGGTCGCTGTAGACGGGCGTCGTCTACCGACAATAGATCTGGTGGCACAGCGATCTCGACAATCTGCATCATATCGTCAGGGTTCAGGAGCGCTGGTACCTCCACCCTGTCCCAGCCGATACTGACAGACAGCGCGTACCTGCCTGACGTCAGTCCCTCAAAAGCATACTGACCGAACGACGCCGACGGGTGCTCGGCGGCGTCCTCGCCCGTCTCAAGGCTTGTCAGAAGGACTGGATGGCCCTCCAGGCGCACATCGCCGCGGCTCGGCACACCGTTGCCGTCATGATCAATGAAGACGCTGCCACGAAGCTGCCCGCTGCGACCAGAAGCCTCCCCTAAGGGTTCACGCCGGTTCAACGTCTCTAGTGGCGTAAGCTCGGTCGCAGACGCACTGACCCGCAATTCCGGGCGTGGATGGCGGCCGGTATTGATGGGGCTATTACCCCCCAGCTCGAAGGCTTCGCGCATAATGGCCTTAGCGGCATCGTCAGACGCGGTTGAGGTAGCCTGATGGGACAGGGCCCGCCCTGCCCTGGTTTTTATCTGTTTTGTGTACGACGCGGACACGTCTTGAAGCGTGATTGTCTCTACGCCGTCTGGGAGTGATTTCGCTGTCACCCGCAGCTGGGCCTCAACGAGAAAGGCACCCCATGCCTCTTGACTGCGCCAGTCGGCACTGCGCGGAACCGCTTGGGCGGATCGGCTACCAACGTTGAGCCGCCGGACCGGCTGCGCAGTCGGCGCCAGCTCTCCGGCGAACAAGTTCGCCATTGCCGCATCAATGGCATTGATATTGACGTTAGTTAGCTTGGCGCGCCGGACGCTTGCGCCCGGTGGCGCTGCAAAGTCTCTAGAGCCAATCGGCTCTGAGCGGATCTGCGCGCTTATGTCAGTCGACTGCGGTGAGAGTATTCGGTCCCACGTACCTGGCTCAGCAGGTCGTCCCCACGCCGGGGCGGCGAGAAGCTGAAACGCGAAAATAGCCAGAAGTAGGTGAGATGTCCGCAATTGGAACCTGCTCTTTAGTGGAGGCGATGTTCAAACAAACAGGGATGAAGGCACGCACTGCCTCAATCTGTCTCACTGCAAGAAGGGACCGCTGCCTGCTACGAGTGTGCGTAACTGATCAGGATTAAGCGAGCGCTTCACGAATCCGGAAAATTGGGCTGATCAAGCAAGTTCGAACCGAGAACCAGCGGTCCTATCGAAGCTCGTGCGTTAATACGGCTCTGATTTAGCGCATAAGGATATTCAGATACTCTCATGAACTCTCATGTACTTTTTATAGCTTTTGCCGGCGCCGTATTGATGTCGTGTGATCGCACGACTGATCAGGCGGATGCTCCATCTCCGCCCAGTGAGATCGAGACTACATCGGAAGTTTCTGCCACCTCAACACGTTCACAAGCGTCGTTTGAGGCTCTGCCTGCCCCCTATTCGCAAGCCGACTACAATCTGGGGCGTCGCACGTTCAAGCTATGTCAGTCCTGCCATACCGTTGCCGAGGGGGCACGGGACCTGGTTGGTCCGAACCTTCATGGTGTCTTCGGCCGCACGGTCGGGTCAGTAGATGGGTTTCAGTACTCGCGTGCCTTGCAGGAGGCGGATTTCGTCTGGTCTCCAGAGAGGCTCGAGGAGTGGCTTGCAAATCCGCGTGGCTACCTGCCGGGGAACCGCATGAGTTTTTCGGGCGTCCGCAAGCCCGAAGCCCGGCACGCTGTGATCGCCTATCTTATGGTCGAGAGCGGCTTCGTACTGGCGACGCCGGACGCAACTGGAACGGATGCGCGTCTAGAAACGCCGCGCGAGGGCGAGGAATAGGCCTGCCTCTTCAAACTCGCCGCCAAGCTCCAGGAGTGAGCCAGCAGAGATATCGAACACCTCTCTGCGCCAGACATATTCGAACTGATACTTTATCGACCGCGCGTTCTCAGACCCCTGATCGAGCCAGACCTGGTTCACCAGCCAGATGTTGCGGGTCATTTCGCGGCCATAGCCTGCCTCGAGGCGGTATCTCTGGCATCCATCAGAGTGGGCGCGAATTGCGGCTTCAGCAAACCAGAAACCGTTTCTTCGCTTCGTGCCCTTGCCCCTTGCGAACGATCGCCCAATGCCACTGCGGCCTTCGGCGCCAATAGACTGGCACCCTGCCGCACCTCCGATCGCCTCGCCCTCAAGAACGCCCGCCTCGAGTGAGGCCGTCCAGGCGTCGGCCAAACTGATGCTGCGTCTCAGCGTACTCCGCCATCCGCTGGCTGTGAATTCGGAGAACTCATCGAAGGTGACGCGCTCATACTTGGCGGTCAGCGTCCAATGATCGGAGATGCCGTACTCGCCATAGATATCAGTTCGCAGGCCAGGAAGGCCTTCGACTTCGGTTCGATTGATTGCAAAACGCCCATAGGCAGCCTCATCCGGCTGCCCCCAGGGCCCCGCCCCTGCGGGGAGACCAAAAACTGACAGCAGGATGCCA
It includes:
- a CDS encoding ATP-dependent Clp protease proteolytic subunit; its protein translation is MNTDPFNTALNLVPMVVEQTSRGERAFDIFSRLLKERIIFVTGGIDDGMAALITSQLLFLESESPKKDISMYINSPGGYVSSGLAIYDTMQYVRCPISTMCIGQAASMGSLLLAAGEKGMRFALPNARVMVHQPSGGYRGVATDIERHAEEILELKRRLNNIYVRHTGQDYETIERKLDRDTFMTAEEACEFGLVDQVYERRKDEDKK
- the glnA gene encoding type I glutamate--ammonia ligase is translated as MAENLVKMMKEKDVEFVDLRFTDPRGKMQHVTFDKGMVGEDFFEEGQMFDGSSVAGWKTINESDMLLMPDQGAAIIDPFFQQTTMAVFCDVLDPTTMQPYSRDPRTTAKKAEAYVKQAGVGTTVYFGPEAEFFVFDDVRWSTDPHNTGYSFDSTELPFNTGKEYATGNMGHRPHTKGGYFPVPPIDSEQDMRSEMLAVMGELGMEPEKHHHEVAPAQHELGLKFSTLTVMADRLQLYKYVIHNVAAQYGKTATFMPKPYFNDNGSGMHVHQSIWDGDKPTFAGDEYAGLSENCLFYIGGIIKHAKALNALTNASTNSYKRLVPGFEAPVMLAYSARNRSASIRIPFGSSPKAKRIETRFPDPTANPYLAFSALLMAGLDGIENKIHPGEAMDKDLYDLPPEEAKSIPQVCGSLREALENLDADRDFLKKGNVFDDDQIDAYIGLKMEEVERLQLHPHPVEFDMYYKV
- a CDS encoding P-II family nitrogen regulator, giving the protein MKKIEAIIKPFKLDDVKEALHGVGMQGMTVTEAKGFGRQRGHTELYRGAEYVVDFLPKLKLELVVSDSSVANAIDAITKAAQTGKIGDGKIFVSDVTEAVRIRTGETGDGAL
- a CDS encoding Coq4 family protein yields the protein MKKLIADKEDTEQVFEIIEALNGKSALKDFERFMATPAGQAQFRKRTFLPPILDNHDPLHDLPEGSVGRTYVEFMEREGLSAAGLVAESEKRPGKLRAHEDDLLWYGNRLRDTHDMYHILTGYGRDALGEATLLGFTHSQHGGAGVSFISYMGGRQVAKRVPREANIKAVMKEGRRNGKLAKRLIEQDIETLLPRPLDEVREELNINLPVAYYHAHEVMRAQGIDPYAGEL
- a CDS encoding histidine phosphatase family protein, which produces MIYFVRHGEAEAGWGTAPDPGLSALGLRQAEAVAQQLGQQPVNQILVSPMRRCQETSRPFATESGLKVATEPAVSEIPTPEGLDDRVVWLRGFMAGTWDAAPAVVADWRDTLIGKLASIEDQTVVFSHFIAINTIVGHLTGSDLVTSFTPGHCSVTKLERENDVLRVVETGSEAATKVL
- a CDS encoding NAD(P)H-hydrate dehydratase; the encoded protein is MTSSAPEINHPDHWLNDWPWPSDDSHKHKRGALGVVTGPAASTGAARLAARAGLRIGAGLVTLFSPPSATLVNAAHETSVMVKAFNSGDALSTLATSAACALIGPAAGVTDATRENTLTILARAGSAVLDADALTVFKDAPEALFDAIEHPTVMTPHDGEFGRIFPGLLDDYSRPEATAIAAARSGSIVLLKGNETLIAAPDGQLIANRHASPFLATAGSGDVLAGMIGGLMAQGMPAFKAACAAAWCHGEVARRLGPGLISEDLPDALPGLLKEFYARRA
- the tig gene encoding trigger factor: MECTETTDGLSRTYKVKVPASDLKTRLDERIEEIRPQMRLKGFRPGKVPASHVRKMFGKSLMGEVIEAAMKETSEKAIKDADVRPASQPDMHMESDMEKVLEGEEDLSYHMHVDIMPDFEPADMSDIKIKKPVAEVDDAQLDETLDQVAENNMKYEPRGKTAKAKDGDAVVIDFLGKVDGEPFEGGAAEGHTLVLGSGSFIPGFEEQLVGLKTGEEKDVEVTFPEQYQAEHLAGKAAVFEVKVNEVRAPKKPDIDEEFAQGLGIDSLEELKTMLKTQLQQELDNASRAKAKRHLLDALDEKHDFDLPPKMVDMEFDQIWQQLQSEMDAGRVSDEDKDKSEDELKEEYRKIAERRVRLGLVLAEIGRLQEIKISEQEVQQALVREAQRYPGQERQVLEFFQKNEGAMAQLRAPIYEDKVVDHLLETVTVEEEKVSREELMSEDEE
- a CDS encoding SdrD B-like domain-containing protein gives rise to the protein MREAFELGGNSPINTGRHPRPELRVSASATELTPLETLNRREPLGEASGRSGQLRGSVFIDHDGNGVPSRGDVRLEGHPVLLTSLETGEDAAEHPSASFGQYAFEGLTSGRYALSVSIGWDRVEVPALLNPDDMMQIVEIAVPPDLLSVDDARLQRPPSRLRTS
- a CDS encoding c-type cytochrome, whose amino-acid sequence is MSCDRTTDQADAPSPPSEIETTSEVSATSTRSQASFEALPAPYSQADYNLGRRTFKLCQSCHTVAEGARDLVGPNLHGVFGRTVGSVDGFQYSRALQEADFVWSPERLEEWLANPRGYLPGNRMSFSGVRKPEARHAVIAYLMVESGFVLATPDATGTDARLETPREGEE